A region from the Flavobacteriales bacterium genome encodes:
- a CDS encoding zeta toxin family protein: MQQKPYFVGIAGGSGSGKTSLIRALKRVMPEGSICVVSQDDYYHPIERQVSDANGKVNFDLPGAIDLDAMARDLESLAGGEPIYKKEYTFNNNAKEAQWFELKPAPVIVTEGLFVLDHAPTRGMFDLKVFVEASEETQLQRRLLRDAAERGYGPDDVRYQWENHVLPAYRQYLLPHRHLCDLHVVNEYQYDKAVAVLRDHLLRTVTLPQELLQSL, encoded by the coding sequence ATGCAGCAGAAACCCTACTTCGTCGGCATTGCAGGAGGAAGCGGCAGCGGCAAGACCAGCTTGATACGGGCGCTGAAGCGGGTGATGCCCGAGGGCAGCATTTGTGTGGTGAGCCAGGACGACTACTACCACCCTATCGAGAGGCAAGTAAGCGATGCCAATGGCAAGGTCAACTTCGACCTGCCTGGGGCCATTGACCTTGATGCGATGGCCCGCGACCTGGAGAGCCTGGCCGGGGGCGAACCGATCTACAAGAAGGAATACACCTTCAACAACAACGCTAAGGAGGCTCAGTGGTTCGAGTTGAAACCGGCCCCGGTGATCGTAACGGAAGGCCTTTTCGTGCTGGACCATGCCCCCACACGCGGCATGTTCGACCTGAAAGTGTTCGTGGAGGCCAGCGAAGAGACTCAGTTGCAGCGGCGCCTGCTGCGCGATGCGGCTGAGCGTGGCTACGGGCCTGATGATGTGCGCTACCAGTGGGAGAACCACGTGCTGCCGGCTTACCGTCAGTACCTGTTGCCGCACCGCCACTTGTGCGATCTGCACGTGGTGAACGAATACCAGTACGACAAAGCCGTTGCCGTTCTCCGCGATCACCTCTTGCGCACGGTAACGCTGCCCCAGGAATTGCTTCAGTCCTTGTAG